Proteins encoded together in one Electrophorus electricus isolate fEleEle1 chromosome 9, fEleEle1.pri, whole genome shotgun sequence window:
- the slf1 gene encoding SMC5-SMC6 complex localization factor protein 1 isoform X2, with protein MTGNQYIFQVSGIKTLQMKGELLQGIKRLGGKYLGGSKYKEEITHLVVINPLASEKFIAACAGGKWIVTPKYVLDSAEHGAWLPEASYELDLMANKAHGFTNPLLRWRENICSGTMSGAFQGWVVRLELDDPARKGMFERILRAGKAMLWTDESNTQAVTHVFTKDRTKTSTCLPTPYHTVSYIAEHLFGPVCSSLDWSINVDTLSYSASSVQTQTPRATSEKTEDEPTDDDDHLILLELEEKLKSYITKMELQRRVLLKVPELFRYYTPALPAQVTAVDFSNVCSLVECGLFPQALEEVQGSLKPGLLPPALLVQACMQHALQAEVQPYYLSVFSSVLNDILRNNPTWGSPKRVAYFLQILQCPQCKNSAWSLLQTSVRFCMASTDTCHPQPSHAPTELRRFHSNLQAFFLLLFRLELHAAGSGAEGSRASVLSSAFWTVWEKSTLSSRAMQQLAKLLVEASLWALHSNQEWRLRVLATLQEILAVTVEYWAQENSELNGRLVEKGFQDLAEYMAILCQDLRLDCLQELVPGLASPRLRMFTADALYRNLSCRTGVSLRPEPLSLLKIVSSYLKTLGRLCGCKHEQTLETRPETSSSTGSDSLLSGVEERQHVGVSSFGKENLPRGFHRVNAAGETLLHRACKRNQVKTVLCVLSLPGTDVNVKDYAGWTPLHEACNHGSIECVHALLQHCPGLQLDSQVEGVSPLHDALVNQHTHIAKMLLRHAGSALLQVRDNYGRTPLDLAPSPEVREELRRCACEGDSRESLEALGTDVRDLSLIETCSCLLSSLLLSYLQEHHILSCDAPDPPLDLGPSKARALMSLNPGVVASLWGDSEAVSLAKDLRTLMNMELYVPHASPALRQCQGPHTSLFLHLLFDLQDEGSALRSGQPVQTLTSLPSAGPLS; from the exons ATGACGGGGAATCAATATATCTTTCAAGTATCTGGAATCAAGACTCTCCAAATGAAAGGAGAGCTGCTTCAAGGCATTAAGCGTTTAGGTGGAAAGTACCTAGGAGGCTCT AAATACAAAGAGGAAATAACTCATCTTGTAGTTATTAATCCTTTAGCCAGCGAGAAGTTCATCGCAGCATGTGCTGGAG ggAAGTGGATAGTGACTCCGAAGTATGTGCTGGACAGCGCGGAGCATGGGGCGTGGCTCCCGGAAGCGTCCTATGAGCTAGACCTCATGGCTAATAAGGCTCATGGGTTTACGAACCCTCTtctgagatggagggagaacATCTGCAGTGGCACCATGAGCGGCGCCTTTCAG ggGTGGGTTGTGCGGCTTGAGCTTGACGATCCTGCTAGGAAGGGCATGTTTGAAAG GATACTGAGAGCAGGGAAAGCTATGCTTTGGACTGACGAGTCCAACACGCAAGCTGTTACACATGTGTTTACAAAAGATAGGACCAAGACTTCAACATGTCTCCCTACGCCTTACCACACTGTCAGCTACATCGCTGAACATCTCTTTGGG CCTGTTTGCTCCAGTTTGGACTGGTCCATTAACGTGGACACGCTAAGCTACAGTGCCAGCTCTGTACAAACACAGACGCCCCGTGCCACCTCTGAGAAAACAGAGGACGAACCTACAGATGACGATGATCACTTGATTCTCCTCGAACTGGAGGAAAAACTCAAAAGCTACATTACAAAAATGGAG CTGCAGCGGAGGGTACTGCTGAAAGTCCCTGAGCTGTTCCGCTACTACACGCCGGCCCTTCCAGCTCAG GTCACCGCGGTGGATTTCAGTAACGTCTGCAGCTTGGTGGAGTGCGGCCTCTTCCCCCAGGCTCTGGAGGAGGTTCAGGGCTCCCTGAAGCCTGGCCTGCTTCCTCCAGCCCTGCTGGTGCAGGCCTGCATGCAGCACGCCCTCCAA GCGGAGGTCCAGCCGTACTACCTCAGTGTGTTCAGCAGTGTCCTGAACGACATACTGCGGAATAACCCCACCTGGGGCAGTCCTAAGAGAGTGGCCTATTTCCTCCAGATCCTGCAGTGTCCACAGTGTAAGAACTCCGCATGGTCACTGCTTCAGACGTCGGTCAG GTTTTGCATGGCGAGCACAGACACTTGCCACCCGCAGCCTAGCCATGCCCCTACGGAGCTGCGCCGTTTCCACAGCAACCTGCAGGcgttcttcctcctgctctttcGGCTGGAGCTCCATGCCGCTGGCTCAGG GGCGGAAGGCTCGCGGGCGTCCGTGCTCAGCAGTGCTTTCTGGACCGTGTGGGAGAAGTCAACGCTGAGCTCCAGGGCCATGCAGCAGCTGGCCAAGCTGCTCGTGGAGGCCTCGCTCTGGGCTCTCCACTCCAACCAG GAGTGGAGACTGAGAGTGCTGGCCACCCTGCAAGAGATCCTGGCCGTGACCGTGGAATACTGGGCCCAGGAGAACAGTGAGCTCAACGGCCGTCTGGTGGAGAAAGGCTTCCAGGACTTGGCCGAGTACATGGCCATCCTGTGCCAAG accTCCGTTTGGACTGTCTGCAGGAGCTGGTTCCTGGCCTCGCCTCCCCGCGGCTGAGGATGTTCACTGCTGATGCCTTATACAGGAACCTCAGCTGCAGGACGGGCGTGTCTCTCCGGCCTGAGCCGCTCTCCCTGCTCAAGATC gtctCCTCCTATCTGAAAACCCTAGGGCGTCTGTGTGGATGTAAACACGAGCAGACCCTCGAGACCAGGCCAGAGACAAGCTCCTCCACTGGCTCAGACAGCCTATTGTCAGGCGTAGA agagagacagcatgtggGTGTTTCAAGCTTTGGGAAGGAGAACCTCCCAAGAGGTTTCCACCGAGTCAATGCTGCAG GGGAGACACTCCTCCATCGAGCCTGCAAGAGGAACCAGGTGAAAACTGTGCTTTGCGTCCTCAGCCTGCCCGGAACGGACGTCAACGTTAAAG actATGCTGGCTGGACACCCCTGCACGAAGCCTGTAACCATGGCAGcattgagtgtgtgcatgccctTCTCCAGCACTGCCCAGGCCTCCAGCTGGACAGCCAGGTAGAGGGCGTGAGCCCTCTGCATGACGCGCTGGtcaaccagcacacacacatcgccAAAATGCTCCTCCGCCATGCAg GTTCGGCACTGTTGCAGGTGCGTGACAATTACGGCCGCACCCCTCTGGACCTGGCCCCGTCGCCAGAGGTGCGGGAGGAGCTCCGACGCTGTGCGTGCGAGGGTGACAGCCGGGAGTCCCTGGAGGCACTGGGCACAGACGTGCGAGACCTGAGCCTCATAGAGACCTGCTCATGCCTTCTCagctccctcctcctctcctacCTCCAGGAGCACCACATCCTCTCCTGCGACGCCCCAGACCCACCCCTGGACCTCGGCCCATCCAAAGCCCGGGCGCTGATGAGCTTAAACCCCGGGGTAGTGGCCTCTCTCTGGGGAGACTCGGAGGCAGTCTCCCTGGCCAAGGACCTGAGGACTCTGATGAACATGGAGCTGTATGTGCCACATGCTAGCCCAGCACTAAGGCAGTGCCAGGGTCCACACACTAGCCTGTTCCTGCACCTGCTGTTCGACTTGCAGGATGAGGGGTCCGCGCTGCGGAGCGGACAGCCTGTCCAGACCCTAACCAGTCTGCCCTCAGCTGGGCCGCTTTCTTAA